In the genome of Vanacampus margaritifer isolate UIUO_Vmar chromosome 1, RoL_Vmar_1.0, whole genome shotgun sequence, one region contains:
- the LOC144058920 gene encoding actin-related protein 5-like, which translates to MEIESHALFPIHHSTNESHLGKITPPSFNMAEYHQLFVGTERLRCPEILFQPSLTGEDQMGMMETLQYVLARYTPEQQ; encoded by the exons atggagattgagtcacatgccctttttcccattcatcattccacaaatgagtcacaccttgggaagaTAACCCCG CCGTCCTTCAACATGGCGGAATACCACCAACTGTTTGTGGGCACGGAGCGTCTGCGTTGTCCGGAGATCCTCTTCCAGCCCTCGCTGACTGGAGAAGACCAGATGGGGATGATGGAGACACTTCAGTATGTGCTGGCCAG GTACACTCCCGAGCAGCAGTAG